In Saccharothrix syringae, the following are encoded in one genomic region:
- a CDS encoding CHAT domain-containing protein — MPAHSSGPGRRGTGPAARHGADPEQAVALARELHRSALDAATANRYPSAIRQMRRGLTLLDVPGINPEQRLEVRTRLLATLAFCLAETGNVDDGLTLLAGVDAELTALRDGTLRTVLWTRVNLNRATLLCRVGRMEEGIARLDDVVARLEGVVARGTDPEVVDLLVLALSNRGNAHGEVYRGDRAIRDLDRAAALADAHDLPLRAAIAKHALGNAVQRAGDVPAALRHYHEANRAFQELEPGLLLRLRIDQAEAMISVGLADEAGRLLDEVLPELRRERIGQDVAEAELLRAAAALQDGDLVLAKRTAGAAQRKLARRGSPAWAAVAGLIALRVDVSRALGAPRRPTAAVVARAVALSGELAALKLADQAAFALVLAARLEIRRGAADRAAELLRGVPEPRRTTPIDHRMLLRLCRAELALARGNRRVALAQARAGLAELGRMRDRLGDLELVSGTAVHGRELGELAVRLVLRGGDSATDAKRLFTWLERTRAQLYRYDPVESGVDAELAERITEVRRLSRALLRARLDGLPTARLEVLLRASRRAANQLGWGAGPWGTPRPVVDADEVLARLGDRAMVSYAVADDELIAVVLVDGRVRMVRLGSAAEATEGARRLHADLNALAPDHLPPPLAEVISTSARRQADKLDRVLLRPLAPMVGDRELVVVPTGALHVVPWGVLPTCANRPTAAAPSATAWVSATREDRDPANGVVLVRGPGLLAAQGEIERLADYHADAKLLGVTEARVGAVLEALDGTRLAHIAAHGEHEPENALFSRLELVDGALFAHEVGRVRRLPHQVVLAACELALNRVRPGDEPLGFAGALLASGARTVIAASSKVGDQPSAAAMADFHRNLAGGASPAVALADAVAADPLRRPFVCLGSG, encoded by the coding sequence GTGCCTGCGCATTCGTCCGGACCGGGGAGACGCGGGACCGGTCCCGCGGCGCGGCACGGCGCGGACCCCGAACAGGCCGTCGCGCTCGCCCGGGAGCTGCACCGCAGCGCGCTGGACGCCGCGACCGCCAACCGCTACCCCTCGGCCATCCGGCAGATGCGCCGCGGCCTCACCCTCCTCGACGTCCCGGGCATCAACCCCGAGCAGCGCCTGGAGGTCCGCACCCGCCTGCTGGCCACGCTCGCGTTCTGCCTGGCCGAGACCGGCAACGTCGACGACGGCCTCACCCTGCTCGCGGGCGTGGACGCCGAGCTGACCGCCCTGCGCGACGGGACCCTGCGGACCGTGCTGTGGACCAGGGTCAACCTCAACCGCGCCACCCTGCTGTGCCGGGTCGGCCGCATGGAGGAGGGCATCGCGCGGCTCGACGACGTCGTCGCCCGGCTGGAGGGCGTGGTCGCCCGCGGCACCGACCCCGAGGTCGTCGACCTGCTCGTGCTCGCCCTGTCCAACCGGGGCAACGCGCACGGCGAGGTGTACCGCGGCGACCGGGCCATCCGCGACCTCGACCGGGCGGCCGCCCTCGCCGACGCCCACGACCTGCCGCTGCGCGCGGCCATCGCCAAGCACGCGCTGGGCAACGCCGTGCAGCGCGCGGGCGACGTGCCGGCCGCCCTGCGCCACTACCACGAGGCCAACCGCGCCTTCCAGGAGCTCGAACCCGGCCTGCTGCTGCGCCTGCGCATCGACCAGGCCGAGGCGATGATCAGCGTGGGCCTGGCCGACGAGGCGGGCCGGCTGCTCGACGAGGTGCTGCCGGAGCTGCGCCGCGAGCGCATCGGGCAGGACGTCGCCGAGGCCGAGCTGCTCCGCGCCGCCGCCGCCCTCCAGGACGGCGACCTGGTGCTGGCCAAGCGCACGGCGGGCGCCGCCCAGCGCAAGCTCGCCCGGCGCGGCAGCCCCGCGTGGGCCGCGGTGGCGGGCCTGATCGCGCTGCGCGTGGACGTGTCCCGGGCGCTGGGCGCGCCCCGGCGGCCGACCGCGGCGGTGGTGGCGCGGGCGGTGGCCCTGTCCGGGGAGCTGGCCGCGCTCAAGCTGGCCGACCAGGCCGCGTTCGCGCTGGTCCTGGCCGCCCGCCTGGAGATCCGCCGCGGTGCCGCCGACCGCGCCGCCGAGCTGCTGCGCGGCGTGCCCGAACCCCGCCGCACCACCCCGATCGACCACCGGATGCTGCTGCGGCTGTGCCGGGCGGAGCTGGCGCTGGCCCGCGGCAACCGGCGCGTCGCCCTGGCGCAGGCCAGGGCCGGGCTGGCCGAACTGGGCCGGATGCGCGACCGGCTGGGCGACCTCGAACTGGTGTCCGGCACCGCCGTGCACGGCCGTGAGCTGGGCGAACTGGCCGTGCGGCTGGTGCTGCGCGGCGGCGACTCGGCGACCGACGCCAAGCGCCTGTTCACCTGGCTGGAGCGCACCCGCGCCCAGCTCTACCGGTACGACCCGGTCGAGTCCGGTGTGGACGCCGAGCTGGCCGAGCGGATCACCGAGGTGCGGCGGCTGAGCCGGGCCCTGCTGCGCGCCCGGCTGGACGGCCTGCCCACGGCCCGGCTGGAGGTGCTGCTCCGGGCCAGTCGGCGGGCCGCCAACCAGCTCGGCTGGGGCGCGGGCCCGTGGGGCACGCCCCGACCGGTCGTCGACGCCGACGAGGTGCTGGCCCGGCTGGGCGACCGGGCGATGGTCAGCTACGCCGTCGCCGACGACGAGCTGATCGCCGTGGTGCTGGTCGACGGCCGGGTTCGGATGGTGCGCCTCGGGTCGGCCGCCGAGGCCACCGAGGGCGCGCGCCGCCTGCACGCCGACCTCAACGCCCTCGCCCCCGACCACCTCCCGCCGCCGCTGGCCGAGGTGATCTCGACCTCCGCGCGGCGCCAGGCCGACAAGCTCGACCGGGTGCTGCTGCGCCCGCTGGCACCCATGGTCGGCGACCGCGAACTGGTCGTCGTCCCCACCGGCGCGCTGCACGTGGTGCCGTGGGGCGTGCTGCCCACCTGCGCGAACCGCCCCACCGCGGCCGCGCCGTCGGCCACCGCCTGGGTGTCGGCCACCCGCGAGGACCGGGACCCGGCCAACGGGGTGGTGCTGGTGCGCGGCCCCGGGCTGCTGGCCGCGCAGGGCGAGATCGAGCGGCTGGCCGACTACCACGCCGACGCCAAGCTGCTCGGCGTCACCGAGGCGCGGGTGGGCGCGGTGCTGGAGGCCCTGGACGGCACCCGGCTCGCGCACATCGCCGCGCACGGCGAGCACGAGCCGGAGAACGCCCTGTTCTCGCGGCTGGAGCTGGTGGACGGGGCCCTGTTCGCGCACGAGGTCGGCCGGGTGCGCCGGCTGCCGCACCAGGTGGTGCTCGCCGCGTGCGAGCTGGCGCTCAACCGGGTGCGGCCCGGCGACGAGCCGCTGGGGTTCGCCGGTGCGCTGCTGGCCAGCGGCGCCCGCACGGTGATCGCCGCGTCCAGCAAGGTCGGCGACCAGCCGTCGGCGGCCGCGATGGCGGACTTCCACCGCAACCTCGCCGGTGGCGCGTCGCCCGCGGTGGCGCTGGCGGACGCGGTCGCCGCGGACCCGCTGCGCCGCCCGTTCGTGTGCCTGGGCTCGGGCTGA
- a CDS encoding PQQ-dependent sugar dehydrogenase, whose translation MSRLRGVLIGSALGLLAAGCASFPDQPAPAEWSAAQQLTPQAGPRPELPGELPRSPQGQQPGQSQTPVPPPEGCKDFNPAVVATCLEPVSGVALVDVNQSTGVVTALATERTTGRLLRVTKDVDPVVVAGFEVDATSDGGLTGLTLSPTYAEDQLVYAYVTTATDNRVMRVAPGDVPKPVLTGIPKGPSGNRGVLAYDATGALLVATGDAGNPALAADPNSLAGKVLRIDGTGQPARGNPTAGSRVLASGLRSPGGLCVSGDGSKTWVTDAGASADVLYRVEAGKPLGAPAWSWPERPGIAGCASMTDVVWLATSGTPGTLTLPMGPDGAFTGKPEVSMEGEDGFGRLGPMVALDDQTVLAGTVNKAPGGTPVSSDDRVVIIVRPPNGGNGGRD comes from the coding sequence CCCAGCAGCTGACGCCGCAGGCGGGCCCGCGGCCCGAGCTGCCCGGCGAACTGCCCCGCAGCCCGCAGGGCCAGCAGCCCGGGCAGTCGCAGACGCCGGTGCCGCCGCCGGAGGGGTGCAAGGACTTCAACCCGGCCGTGGTCGCGACGTGCCTCGAACCGGTGTCCGGGGTGGCGCTGGTGGACGTGAACCAGTCCACCGGCGTGGTGACCGCGCTGGCCACCGAGCGGACCACCGGCAGGCTGCTGCGGGTGACCAAGGACGTCGACCCGGTCGTGGTGGCCGGGTTCGAGGTCGACGCGACCTCGGACGGCGGGCTGACCGGGTTGACGCTGTCGCCCACCTACGCCGAGGACCAGTTGGTCTACGCCTACGTGACCACGGCGACGGACAACCGGGTGATGCGCGTCGCGCCCGGCGACGTGCCGAAACCGGTGCTGACGGGCATCCCGAAGGGGCCGTCGGGCAACCGGGGCGTGCTCGCCTACGACGCCACCGGCGCGCTGCTGGTGGCCACCGGCGACGCGGGGAACCCGGCGCTGGCCGCCGACCCGAACTCGCTGGCCGGGAAGGTGCTGCGGATCGACGGGACCGGCCAGCCGGCGCGCGGCAACCCGACGGCGGGGTCGCGGGTGCTGGCGAGCGGGCTGCGGTCGCCGGGCGGGCTGTGCGTGTCGGGCGACGGGTCGAAGACCTGGGTGACCGACGCCGGCGCGTCGGCCGACGTGCTGTACCGGGTCGAGGCGGGCAAGCCGCTGGGCGCGCCGGCCTGGTCGTGGCCCGAGCGGCCCGGGATCGCCGGGTGCGCGTCGATGACCGACGTGGTGTGGCTGGCGACCTCGGGGACGCCGGGGACGCTGACGCTGCCGATGGGGCCGGACGGGGCGTTCACCGGCAAGCCCGAGGTGTCGATGGAGGGCGAGGACGGGTTCGGGCGGCTGGGGCCGATGGTGGCGCTGGACGACCAGACGGTGCTGGCCGGGACGGTGAACAAGGCGCCCGGCGGGACGCCGGTGTCGAGCGACGACCGCGTGGTGATCATCGTCCGACCCCCGAACGGCGGCAACGGCGGCCGGGACTGA